One part of the Flavobacterium johnsoniae UW101 genome encodes these proteins:
- a CDS encoding efflux RND transporter permease subunit: MVESCHIIQKNNKTDENDDDRDIVITTPKDERATLNSLDNVFINTTTGKAVPLSQISTLTMESSPLFIKHLNKIRTVSITAFVDKNHLTDNVITDLMSKLDNFKFPSGYKYTMGGEFESKNEFFGGFETIIIITIFLFVAVLILLFKTFKRTLIVLSVIPLGIVGAVTALWVTGNSLCFVATIGLIALVGIEVKNSILFVDFTNQLRMHGMSVEDAIRKGGEVRFLPIMLTSLTAIGGLLPIALSTNPLISPLAVVMIGGLISSTLLSRIVTPIVYKLMPPSIKTL, encoded by the coding sequence TTGGTTGAATCGTGCCACATTATACAAAAAAATAACAAGACAGATGAAAACGACGACGATCGGGATATTGTAATCACAACACCAAAAGACGAAAGGGCGACGTTAAATTCATTGGATAATGTTTTTATAAATACTACAACCGGTAAAGCTGTTCCATTGTCACAGATTTCAACTTTAACCATGGAAAGTTCTCCTTTATTTATTAAGCATTTAAACAAAATAAGAACTGTTTCCATCACTGCTTTTGTTGATAAAAATCACCTGACAGACAATGTTATTACAGACTTAATGAGCAAATTGGATAATTTCAAATTTCCTTCAGGTTATAAATATACTATGGGAGGTGAGTTCGAGTCTAAAAATGAATTCTTTGGAGGTTTTGAAACCATTATTATAATTACCATTTTTCTCTTTGTTGCTGTTTTAATCTTACTATTCAAAACTTTTAAAAGAACACTGATTGTTTTATCGGTTATACCTTTGGGAATTGTGGGCGCTGTTACAGCCCTTTGGGTAACTGGTAACTCCCTGTGTTTTGTGGCAACTATTGGTTTAATTGCCTTAGTGGGAATCGAAGTTAAGAACTCTATCTTATTTGTTGATTTTACTAATCAGCTCAGGATGCACGGAATGTCAGTGGAAGACGCTATACGTAAAGGCGGTGAAGTCCGTTTTCTGCCCATCATGTTGACTTCCCTGACAGCTATTGGTGGCCTGCTGCCTATTGCGCTGTCAACTAATCCGTTGATTTCCCCGCTGGCAGTAGTGATGATAGGCGGACTGATTAGCTCAACGCTGCTATCAAGAATTGTGACACCGATAGTATACAAATTGATGCCCCCGAGTATAAAAACACTGTAA
- a CDS encoding helix-turn-helix domain-containing protein: MQYHYEINTPEKDELLPYIHQYIHFSSSSKKLLQKNLWPSANASLIFNFKKTKLNDKLSPVVAIAGLHDVIHVIQPEENDIDTIIVHCSPALLTVFSTTQTSFITNTIIDAKDIFGETIASLSTSLQLVKNIKARQNLLDTFFIGLLTKTTEQTSCFAKLAKAIQSNPEYKITLGTEISYRHLSRMFKQIIGVNIQTYRRLARFELAKQLIIQETTISLTGVGYQSGYYDQAHFAKEFKKLSGLRAKYFGPLCSI, translated from the coding sequence ATGCAGTATCACTATGAAATAAATACTCCTGAAAAAGACGAATTGTTGCCATATATCCATCAATACATTCATTTTTCTTCTTCAAGTAAAAAATTATTGCAGAAAAATCTATGGCCAAGTGCTAATGCTTCATTGATTTTTAATTTCAAAAAGACAAAATTAAACGACAAATTAAGCCCAGTTGTCGCTATAGCAGGATTACATGACGTTATTCATGTAATACAACCCGAGGAAAATGATATTGATACAATTATAGTTCATTGCTCTCCTGCTCTTTTGACTGTTTTTAGTACTACGCAAACTTCTTTTATAACCAATACTATTATTGATGCAAAAGATATATTTGGAGAGACTATTGCTTCCCTTTCCACATCACTTCAATTGGTAAAAAATATCAAAGCAAGACAAAATTTACTGGACACTTTTTTTATCGGTCTATTAACCAAAACTACTGAACAGACTTCCTGTTTTGCAAAACTTGCAAAAGCTATTCAATCTAATCCTGAATATAAAATAACTTTAGGAACCGAGATAAGCTATCGCCATTTATCACGAATGTTTAAGCAGATTATAGGGGTCAATATTCAAACTTACAGACGACTGGCCCGATTTGAATTAGCCAAACAGTTGATAATCCAAGAAACAACTATTTCATTGACAGGTGTTGGATATCAATCCGGTTATTACGATCAGGCCCATTTTGCAAAAGAATTCAAAAAATT